A window from Citrus sinensis cultivar Valencia sweet orange chromosome 3, DVS_A1.0, whole genome shotgun sequence encodes these proteins:
- the LOC102628135 gene encoding O-fucosyltransferase 29 has protein sequence MGVANAWRFSLISANLASLHQQNGCNGGTNKQYVLWRWRFYASQRRKIPWSLICGLMLFALGLISLFTGHVASDLEWYSQRLVKPSLYSKLKDGIVRRHQPIDIWKSRYSKYYHGCSERRKKFPRARSERSSNGYLLIAASGGLNQQRTGITDAVVVARILNATLVVPELDHHSYWKDDSDFANIFDVDHFISSLAKDVTIVKRVPDKVMRSMEKPPYTMRVPRKSTPEYYLDQVLPILLRRRVVQLTKFDYRLANDLDEELQKMRCRVNYHALRFTKPIEELGQKLVMRMRSMAKRFIAVHLRFEPDMLAFSGCYYGGGDKERYELGEIRKRWATLPDLSPEGERKRGKCPLTPHEVGLMLRALGFANDTHLYVASGEIYGGEETLRPLRELFPNFYTKEMLADEELKPFLQFSSRLAAIDYIVCDESDVFVTNNNGNMAKILAGRRRYMGHKRTIRPNAKRLSALFMAKNQMDWDTFARKVKSCQRGFMGEPEEMKPGRGEFHEFPYSCICEKPVTDEEHKDRDHHLDKASAHLIAKLQSKDREKKGEKKFKKKGLVEPITSVDIEGEELFPD, from the exons ATGGGCGTGGCGAATGCGTGGAGGTTTAGCTTGATATCGGCGAACCTGGCTTCGCTACACCAACAAAACGGTTGCAACGGCGGCACTAACAAACAGTATGTGCTGTGGAGGTGGCGATTCTATGCTTCGCAGCGTAGGAAAATCCCCTGGTCGTTAATTTGTGGTTTGATGCTTTTTGCTTTGGGCTTGATTTCCCTCTTCACCGGTCATGTAGCTTCTGATCTCGAGTGGTACTCTCAGCGATTGGTCAAGCCTAGCTTGTACTCCAAATTA AAAGATGGAATTGTAAGACGGCATCAACCAATTGATATTTGGAAATCGAGATATTCCAAGTATTACCACGGGTGCAgtgaaagaaggaaaaaatttCCTC GTGCCAGAAGTGAGCGGTCATCAAATGGCTATTTGCTGATTGCAGCAAGTGGAGGATTGAACCAACAAAGAACAGGG ATAACGGATGCTGTGGTTGTTGCACGGATTCTTAATGCTACATTGGTTGTACCTGAGTTGGATCATCATTCCTATTGGAAAGATGATAG TGACTTCGCCAATATTTTTGATGTTGATCATTTCATTTCTTCGCTCGCAAAGGATGTGACTATAGTCAAACGGGTTCCTGATAAAGTCATGCGATCAATGGAGAAACCACCATATACTATGCGTGTTCCGAGGAAGTCCACCCCAGAATATTATCTAGATCAAGTTCTACCAATACTCTTGAGAAGACGT GTGGTGCAGTTGACAAAGTTTGATTATAGACTTGCTAACGACCTTGATGAAGAGCTGCAGAAGATGCGATGCCGAGTCAATTATCATGCTTTGAGATTTACAAAACCTATAGAAGAACTTGGTCAGAAACTTGTTATGAGAATGCGAAGTATGGCAAAACGCTTTATTGCAGTTCATCTGAG GTTTGAACCTGATATGCTAGCGTTTTCTGGGTGTTACTATGGTGGGGGTGATAAAGAAAGATATGAACTTGGTGAAATAAGAAAACGCTGGGCAACATTACCT GACTTAAGTCCGGAGGGAGAGCGAAAGCGAGGGAAGTGTCCACTTACTCCACATGAGGTGGGTTTGATGCTGCGGGCACTTGGTTTTGCTAATGACACGCACCTCTATGTTGCTTCTGGAGAAATATATGGGGGAGAAGAGACTCTCCGGCCTTTAAGAGAACTATTCCCAAACTTCTATACAAAGGAAATGCTCGCTGATGAAGAGCTGAAACCTTTTCTTCAGTTTTCCTCTCGGCTTGCTGCCATTGACTACATTGTTTGTGACGAGAGTGATGTTTTTGTCACTAATAACAACGGAAATATGGCTAAAATTCTTGCAGGTCGAAG GAGGTACATGGGGCATAAAAGGACCATCAGGCCAAATGCAAAGAGGCTCAGTGCTTTGTTCATGGCAAAGAACCAGATGGATTGGGATACTTTTGCTAGAAAGGTAAAGTCGTGTCAAAGAGGATTCATGGGAGAGCCTGAAGAGATGAAACCAGGTCGAGGCGAGTTCCATGAATTCCCTTACTCTTGTATTTGTGAGAAACCAGTCACTGATGAGGAACACAAGGATAGAGATCATCACTTAGACAAAGCTTCCGCACATTTGATTGCAAAACTTCAATCCAAAGACAGAGAGAAAAAGGGtgagaaaaaatttaagaaaaaaggcTTGGTAGAACCGATAACCTCAGTAGACATTGAAGGTGAAGAACTTTTTCCAGACTGA
- the LOC127901364 gene encoding WAT1-related protein At3g30340-like has translation MSCGFMPTTTSRTGIYISATFLCAFLNKVPAIAFLLALPFGLEKVNMNSLAGRIRHSCLRWWSTGAVLLTLYKGKLISHPHFQATNYNKTSHAKMMISSKKTERWTIDSIFFIIGCIAWSSWLLMQARISKRFPCQYCSCAIISFFGAIQYAILSSIIERNLSGWVLKSKLEIISVIYCVGILS, from the exons ATGAGTTGTGGGTTTATGCCCACCACTACTTCGAGGACtggaatatatatatctgcTACTTTCTTATGTGCATTCCTTAACAAGGTTCCTGCAATCGCATTTCTATTGGCGTTGCCGTTTGG GCTTGAGAAAGTGAACATGAACAGCTTGGCTGGGAGGATTAGGCACAGTTGTTTGCGTTGGTGGAGCACTGGAGCTGTGTTGCTCACCCTTTACAAAGGAAAGCTAATATCCCACCCACATTTTCAAGCcacaaattacaataaaacaaGCCATGCCAAAATGATGATTTCGAGTAAGAAGACAGAGAGGTGGACCAttgattcaatattttttatcataggCTGCATTGCATGGTCTTCGTGGTTGCTTATGCAAGCGAGAATTAGCAAGCGATTTCCATGTCAATATTGTAGCTGTGCTATCATATCCTTCTTCGGTGCCATTCAATATGCCATTTTGAGTTCGATCATTGAGAGGAACCTTTCCGGGTGGGTTTTGAAAAGCAAATTGGAGATTATAAGTGTCATATATTGTGTAGGTATTCTCTCATGA
- the LOC102618043 gene encoding metalloendoproteinase 1-MMP yields MLPIFSYFSIFLYTSLLLSRPIFPARIMPDAVTIIAANNTAHSATWHDFARFLDAEMGSNITGMSELKKYFTRFGYLSLSYPNFTDVFDTQLQSAVVLYQTRLGLPVTGKLDSETISTIMSPRCGVSDTSFRQKIHATKRYSYFYGKPRWARESPMTLTYAFSKTDMIDYIGLTDVKAAFKRSFQRWSSVIPVNFTEIYDYDSADIHIGFYHGDHGDGQPFDGVLGVLAHSFSPENGRFHFDAAETWAVDLESVKSRVAVDLESVATHEIGHVLGLAHTSVKEAVMYPSLTPRTRKVDLKVDDVEGVQALYGSNPNFKFSSLLESENFSNDAIALKGRTSKWTINSLLVVLFLLSLIT; encoded by the coding sequence ATGCTTCcaattttcagttatttttcAATCTTCCTCTACACCTCCCTCCTTCTTTCCCGCCCAATTTTTCCCGCCAGAATCATGCCGGACGCAGTAACTATAATAGCCGCCAACAACACTGCCCACAGCGCCACGTGGCACGACTTCGCCCGCTTCCTGGACGCCGAAATGGGCAGCAACATAACCGGCATGTCCGAGCTCAAGAAATACTTCACCCGTTTCGGCTACCTCTCTTTATCATACCCAAATTTTACTGATGTTTTCGACACTCAACTCCAATCCGCCGTCGTTTTGTACCAGACGAGACTTGGTTTACCTGTTACAGGCAAGCTCGATTCTGAAACAATTTCTACGATCATGTCCCCAAGGTGCGGTGTGAGTGACACGTCATTCCGCCAGAAGATACATGCAACGAAACGTTACTCGTATTTTTATGGCAAGCCAAGGTGGGCACGTGAGTCTCCGATGACGTTAACCTACGCGTTTTCAAAAACCGACATGATTGATTACATAGGTTTAACGGATGTGAAAGCCGCTTTCAAGCGTTCTTTTCAACGATGGTCGTCCGTTATTCCCGTTAATTTCACCGAGATATACGACTACGACTCCGCCGATATTCATATCGGGTTTTATCATGGGGATCACGGTGACGGACAGCCGTTTGATGGGGTCTTAGGCGTGCTGGCCCACTCCTTTTCCCCTGAAAACGGAAGATTTCATTTTGACGCGGCTGAGACTTGGGCCGTTGATTTGGAATCGGTTAAGTCAAGGGTGGCCGTTGACCTGGAGTCAGTTGCGACGCATGAGATTGGGCATGTACTTGGGTTGGCTCACACTTCAGTTAAAGAAGCTGTGATGTATCCGAGCTTGACTCCCAGGACTAGGAAAGTGGACTTGAAGGTTGATGACGTGGAAGGGGTTCAAGCATTATATGGGTCAAAtcctaatttcaaatttagcTCTTTATTGGAGTCggaaaatttttctaatgatgCTATTGCACTTAAAGGTAGAACATCAAAGTGGACCATTAATTCTTTGTTAGTGGTTTTATTCTTACTTTCCTTGATTACATGA
- the LOC102628427 gene encoding protein NONRESPONDING TO OXYLIPINS 2, mitochondrial isoform X3 has protein sequence MASSCHRFIRRSSLSSIKSAFRSNAPKSPTAASAPFRLPTKSSPSPLRRFSLSRSPSELGCAQSLLPLHSVVAAARMTSCLSAASKSCRALSQGTLCCTSPGL, from the exons atggcATCTTCTTGTCATAGATTCATCCGCAGATCATCCCTGTCGTCCATCAAATCCGCCTTCAGATCCAACGCCCCAAAATCCCCCACCGCCGCCTCCGCTCCATTCCGTCTCCCCACAAAATCATCTCCCTCTCCTCTTCGCCGCTTCTCCCTCTCCAG ATCTCCATCGGAATTGGGATGCGCGCAGTCGCTGTTGCCGCTGCACAGCGTGGTGGCCGCGGCGAGGATGACGTCATGCCTGAGCGCAGCATCAAAGAGCTGCAGAGCGCTTTCACAGGGTACTCTCTGCTGCACCTCTCCCGGCCTCTA A
- the LOC102628427 gene encoding protein NONRESPONDING TO OXYLIPINS 2, mitochondrial isoform X5, producing the protein MASSCHRFIRRSSLSSIKSAFRSNAPKSPTAASAPFRLPTKSSPSPLRRFSLSRSPSELGCAQSLLPLHSVVAAARMTSCLSAASKSCRALSQDGIDGT; encoded by the exons atggcATCTTCTTGTCATAGATTCATCCGCAGATCATCCCTGTCGTCCATCAAATCCGCCTTCAGATCCAACGCCCCAAAATCCCCCACCGCCGCCTCCGCTCCATTCCGTCTCCCCACAAAATCATCTCCCTCTCCTCTTCGCCGCTTCTCCCTCTCCAG ATCTCCATCGGAATTGGGATGCGCGCAGTCGCTGTTGCCGCTGCACAGCGTGGTGGCCGCGGCGAGGATGACGTCATGCCTGAGCGCAGCATCAAAGAGCTGCAGAGCGCTTTCACAGG ATGGAATTGATGGTACGTGA
- the LOC102628427 gene encoding protein NONRESPONDING TO OXYLIPINS 2, mitochondrial isoform X2 produces the protein MASSCHRFIRRSSLSSIKSAFRSNAPKSPTAASAPFRLPTKSSPSPLRRFSLSRSPSELGCAQSLLPLHSVVAAARMTSCLSAASKSCRALSQGTLCCTSPGL, from the exons atggcATCTTCTTGTCATAGATTCATCCGCAGATCATCCCTGTCGTCCATCAAATCCGCCTTCAGATCCAACGCCCCAAAATCCCCCACCGCCGCCTCCGCTCCATTCCGTCTCCCCACAAAATCATCTCCCTCTCCTCTTCGCCGCTTCTCCCTCTCCAG ATCTCCATCGGAATTGGGATGCGCGCAGTCGCTGTTGCCGCTGCACAGCGTGGTGGCCGCGGCGAGGATGACGTCATGCCTGAGCGCAGCATCAAAGAGCTGCAGAGCGCTTTCACAGGGTACTCTCTGCTGCACCTCTCCCGGCCTCTA
- the LOC102628427 gene encoding protein NONRESPONDING TO OXYLIPINS 2, mitochondrial isoform X4, translating to MASSCHRFIRRSSLSSIKSAFRSNAPKSPTAASAPFRLPTKSSPSPLRRFSLSRSPSELGCAQSLLPLHSVVAAARMTSCLSAASKSCRALSQEFGLSVPR from the exons atggcATCTTCTTGTCATAGATTCATCCGCAGATCATCCCTGTCGTCCATCAAATCCGCCTTCAGATCCAACGCCCCAAAATCCCCCACCGCCGCCTCCGCTCCATTCCGTCTCCCCACAAAATCATCTCCCTCTCCTCTTCGCCGCTTCTCCCTCTCCAG ATCTCCATCGGAATTGGGATGCGCGCAGTCGCTGTTGCCGCTGCACAGCGTGGTGGCCGCGGCGAGGATGACGTCATGCCTGAGCGCAGCATCAAAGAGCTGCAGAGCGCTTTCACAGG
- the LOC102628427 gene encoding protein NONRESPONDING TO OXYLIPINS 2, mitochondrial isoform X1: MASSCHRFIRRSSLSSIKSAFRSNAPKSPTAASAPFRLPTKSSPSPLRRFSLSRSPSELGCAQSLLPLHSVVAAARMTSCLSAASKSCRALSQGTLCCTSPGL; this comes from the exons atggcATCTTCTTGTCATAGATTCATCCGCAGATCATCCCTGTCGTCCATCAAATCCGCCTTCAGATCCAACGCCCCAAAATCCCCCACCGCCGCCTCCGCTCCATTCCGTCTCCCCACAAAATCATCTCCCTCTCCTCTTCGCCGCTTCTCCCTCTCCAG ATCTCCATCGGAATTGGGATGCGCGCAGTCGCTGTTGCCGCTGCACAGCGTGGTGGCCGCGGCGAGGATGACGTCATGCCTGAGCGCAGCATCAAAGAGCTGCAGAGCGCTTTCACAGGGTACTCTCTGCTGCACCTCTCCCGGCCTCTAG